From the genome of Winogradskyella forsetii, one region includes:
- a CDS encoding PorP/SprF family type IX secretion system membrane protein: MKKLYFTTVFALLVSVGAHAQQDPQYTQYMYNMNVVNPAYAGSKEALSIGLLYRSQWVGITDAPKTATLSVHSPIGSNVGLGLSVISDRIGPVEENNVFADFSYTLNLGGEHKLAFGLKAGATFHDIGLFSDIGNGFVPDAGDEAFSENTTNTYLNFGAGAFYYTDKYYLSLSVPNMLKGTHLDVTNNGQEFSYGSEVLHYFLSAGYVFDLAGSTKFKPSFLLKSAFDAPTSLDLSANFLFYDKLEVGATYRLEDSVGAMANFAVTPDIRIGYAYDYTTSDLNVRSSGSHEIMLLFDLSPSKKVSISPRFF; the protein is encoded by the coding sequence ATGAAAAAACTATATTTCACAACCGTTTTCGCACTCCTGGTCTCGGTAGGTGCCCATGCGCAGCAAGACCCTCAGTATACGCAGTACATGTACAACATGAACGTTGTAAACCCGGCATACGCGGGCTCGAAAGAAGCGTTGTCCATCGGCCTGTTGTACAGATCGCAATGGGTCGGTATTACCGACGCACCAAAGACAGCGACACTGTCGGTCCATAGCCCAATTGGTAGCAACGTCGGTCTGGGATTATCGGTGATTTCCGATAGGATCGGGCCTGTTGAGGAAAACAATGTGTTCGCGGATTTTTCATATACGCTCAATTTGGGAGGCGAGCATAAGTTGGCATTTGGCCTAAAGGCAGGCGCCACGTTCCATGACATAGGCCTGTTCAGCGATATAGGAAATGGTTTTGTACCAGATGCAGGGGACGAGGCCTTCAGTGAAAATACAACGAACACCTATCTGAATTTTGGGGCCGGTGCATTTTATTACACGGACAAATATTACCTGTCCCTATCCGTGCCCAACATGTTAAAGGGCACCCATCTGGACGTGACCAATAACGGACAGGAATTCAGTTACGGTTCAGAGGTGCTGCACTATTTCCTTTCCGCGGGTTATGTGTTCGACCTAGCGGGCAGCACAAAATTCAAACCGTCGTTTTTATTGAAGTCGGCCTTTGATGCACCGACATCGCTGGACCTCTCTGCCAATTTTTTATTCTATGATAAACTGGAGGTCGGCGCCACCTACCGCTTGGAGGATTCGGTCGGTGCCATGGCAAATTTTGCGGTCACGCCGGACATTAGGATAGGCTATGCCTATGACTATACAACCTCGGACCTTAATGTGAGATCATCCGGATCCCATGAGATCATGTTGTTGTTCGATCTAAGTCCGTCTAAAAAAGTATCCATTTCACCTCGATTTTTCTAA